In Fusarium oxysporum f. sp. lycopersici 4287 chromosome 4, whole genome shotgun sequence, a genomic segment contains:
- a CDS encoding hypothetical protein (At least one base has a quality score < 10) encodes MAGSNDLEANNRMSRGSEAVDNGFSEKPLNQGTGSRIHASVYIITWIFFSNTTILFNKWLIDTAGFRYPIILTTWHLVFATIATQLLARTTTLLDSRHSLPITRRLYIRTILPIGVLYSASLVFSNIVYLYLSVAFIQMLKSTGPVCTLVASWVWGVAQPDSKTFGNIMLIVAGVAISSFGEIEFSWWGFIFQMCGTIAEAVRVVMIQVMLSAEGLRMDPLVGLYYYAPVCTLMNMVVVLFSEGPRFKWEDAAQAGYGVLLANACLAFFLNVISVFLVSQNPIPRNSLSLLTPVQIGKTSGLVMTLSGILKSILLVAASVVLWGTHISLTQTLGYAVALMGLVLYSIGYEQLLNMWEEAVAWGTGTLNREGEMSPTLRKAIMIGCLGFITVIIAGALWHYHGLSSEHVTRVTSSWFAH; translated from the exons ATGGCGGGATCAAACGATCTGGAGGCTAACAACAGGATGTCGCGTGGGTCTGAGGCTGTCGACAATGGATTCTCAGAAAAGCCTCTAAACCAGGGAACAGGTTCGAGAATACACGCGTCCGTCTACATAAT AACATGGATTTTCTTTTCCAATACCACgattctcttcaacaagtGGCTAATTGACACTGCTGGATTCC GATATC CTATCATCCTCACAACATGGCATCTTGTCTTTGCAACAATAGCAACGCAACTGCTTGCTCGCACTACTACTCTTCTCGATTCACGCCATTCACTCCCAATCACTCGACGACTCTACATACGGACCATTCTCCCTATCGGCGTCCTCTACTCCGCCTCACTCGTCTTTTCCAACATCGTGTACCTCTACCTGTCTGTTGCTTTTATTCAGATGCTCAAATCTACCGGCCCTGTCTGCACTCTCGTGGCTTCGTGGGTGTGGGGTGTCGCTCAGCCGGATAGTAAGACATTTGGCAACATCATGCTCATTGTTGCTGGTGTCGCCATTTCCAGTTTTGGAGAGATCGAGTTCTCCTGGTGGGGTTTTATCTTTCAGATGTGTGGCACCATTGCCGAAGCCGTGCGTGTTGTCATGATTCAGGTCATGCTCAGTGCCGAGGGTCTCCGTATGGATCCTCTTGTCGGCCTCTACTATTACGCACCTGTTTGTACCCTTATGAACATGGTCGTTGTCTTGTTCAGTGAAGGCCCCCGATTTAAGTGGGAAGATGCAGCTCAAGCCGGTTATGGCGTACTGCTTGCCAATGCTTGCCTTGCATTCTTCTTGAATGTCATCAGTGTCTTCCTTGTAAGCCAGAATCCAATCCCCCGCAATTCACTTTCACTGCTAACTCCTGTTCAGATCGGTAAAACATCAGGACTTGTCATGACTCTGAGTGGCATTCTTAAGAGCATCCTTCTCGTGGCTGCTTCTGTTGTGCTTTGGGGTACTCACATCTCCCTTACACAAACACTGGGATACGCCGTTGCCCTTATGGGTCTTGTTCTATATTCGATCGGTTACGAACAACTCCTCAACATGTGGGAAGAAGCGGTTGCATGGGGTACCGGTACCCTAAATCGAGAGGGCGAGATGTCTCCTACTTTACGCAAAGCCATCATGATTGGGTGTTTGGGTTTCATCACCGTGATAATTGCTGGCGCGTTATGGCACTATCACGGGCTATCTAGCGAGCATGTAACTCGGGTGACCTCGTCCTGGTTTGCCCATTGA
- a CDS encoding hypothetical protein (At least one base has a quality score < 10), which produces MAGSNDLEANNRMSRGSEAVDNGFSEKPLNQGTGSRIHASVYIITWIFFSNTTILFNKWLIDTAGFRYPIILTTWHLVFATIATQLLARTTTLLDSRHSLPITRRLYIRTILPIGVLYSASLVFSNIVYLYLSVAFIQMLKSTGPVCTLVASWVWGVAQPDSKTFGNIMLIVAGVAISSFGEIEFSWWGFIFQMCGTIAEAVRVVMIQVMLSAEGLRMDPLVGLYYYAPVCTLMNMVVVLFSEGPRFKWEDAAQAGYGVLLANACLAFFLNVISVFLIGKTSGLVMTLSGILKSILLVAASVVLWGTHISLTQTLGYAVALMGLVLYSIGYEQLLNMWEEAVAWGTGTLNREGEMSPTLRKAIMIGCLGFITVIIAGALWHYHGLSSEHVTRVTSSWFAH; this is translated from the exons ATGGCGGGATCAAACGATCTGGAGGCTAACAACAGGATGTCGCGTGGGTCTGAGGCTGTCGACAATGGATTCTCAGAAAAGCCTCTAAACCAGGGAACAGGTTCGAGAATACACGCGTCCGTCTACATAAT AACATGGATTTTCTTTTCCAATACCACgattctcttcaacaagtGGCTAATTGACACTGCTGGATTCC GATATC CTATCATCCTCACAACATGGCATCTTGTCTTTGCAACAATAGCAACGCAACTGCTTGCTCGCACTACTACTCTTCTCGATTCACGCCATTCACTCCCAATCACTCGACGACTCTACATACGGACCATTCTCCCTATCGGCGTCCTCTACTCCGCCTCACTCGTCTTTTCCAACATCGTGTACCTCTACCTGTCTGTTGCTTTTATTCAGATGCTCAAATCTACCGGCCCTGTCTGCACTCTCGTGGCTTCGTGGGTGTGGGGTGTCGCTCAGCCGGATAGTAAGACATTTGGCAACATCATGCTCATTGTTGCTGGTGTCGCCATTTCCAGTTTTGGAGAGATCGAGTTCTCCTGGTGGGGTTTTATCTTTCAGATGTGTGGCACCATTGCCGAAGCCGTGCGTGTTGTCATGATTCAGGTCATGCTCAGTGCCGAGGGTCTCCGTATGGATCCTCTTGTCGGCCTCTACTATTACGCACCTGTTTGTACCCTTATGAACATGGTCGTTGTCTTGTTCAGTGAAGGCCCCCGATTTAAGTGGGAAGATGCAGCTCAAGCCGGTTATGGCGTACTGCTTGCCAATGCTTGCCTTGCATTCTTCTTGAATGTCATCAGTGTCTTCCTT ATCGGTAAAACATCAGGACTTGTCATGACTCTGAGTGGCATTCTTAAGAGCATCCTTCTCGTGGCTGCTTCTGTTGTGCTTTGGGGTACTCACATCTCCCTTACACAAACACTGGGATACGCCGTTGCCCTTATGGGTCTTGTTCTATATTCGATCGGTTACGAACAACTCCTCAACATGTGGGAAGAAGCGGTTGCATGGGGTACCGGTACCCTAAATCGAGAGGGCGAGATGTCTCCTACTTTACGCAAAGCCATCATGATTGGGTGTTTGGGTTTCATCACCGTGATAATTGCTGGCGCGTTATGGCACTATCACGGGCTATCTAGCGAGCATGTAACTCGGGTGACCTCGTCCTGGTTTGCCCATTGA
- a CDS encoding hypothetical protein (At least one base has a quality score < 10): MLKSTGPVCTLVASWVWGVAQPDSKTFGNIMLIVAGVAISSFGEIEFSWWGFIFQMCGTIAEAVRVVMIQVMLSAEGLRMDPLVGLYYYAPVCTLMNMVVVLFSEGPRFKWEDAAQAGYGVLLANACLAFFLNVISVFLVSQNPIPRNSLSLLTPVQIGKTSGLVMTLSGILKSILLVAASVVLWGTHISLTQTLGYAVALMGLVLYSIGYEQLLNMWEEAVAWGTGTLNREGEMSPTLRKAIMIGCLGFITVIIAGALWHYHGLSSEHVTRVTSSWFAH; the protein is encoded by the coding sequence ATGCTCAAATCTACCGGCCCTGTCTGCACTCTCGTGGCTTCGTGGGTGTGGGGTGTCGCTCAGCCGGATAGTAAGACATTTGGCAACATCATGCTCATTGTTGCTGGTGTCGCCATTTCCAGTTTTGGAGAGATCGAGTTCTCCTGGTGGGGTTTTATCTTTCAGATGTGTGGCACCATTGCCGAAGCCGTGCGTGTTGTCATGATTCAGGTCATGCTCAGTGCCGAGGGTCTCCGTATGGATCCTCTTGTCGGCCTCTACTATTACGCACCTGTTTGTACCCTTATGAACATGGTCGTTGTCTTGTTCAGTGAAGGCCCCCGATTTAAGTGGGAAGATGCAGCTCAAGCCGGTTATGGCGTACTGCTTGCCAATGCTTGCCTTGCATTCTTCTTGAATGTCATCAGTGTCTTCCTTGTAAGCCAGAATCCAATCCCCCGCAATTCACTTTCACTGCTAACTCCTGTTCAGATCGGTAAAACATCAGGACTTGTCATGACTCTGAGTGGCATTCTTAAGAGCATCCTTCTCGTGGCTGCTTCTGTTGTGCTTTGGGGTACTCACATCTCCCTTACACAAACACTGGGATACGCCGTTGCCCTTATGGGTCTTGTTCTATATTCGATCGGTTACGAACAACTCCTCAACATGTGGGAAGAAGCGGTTGCATGGGGTACCGGTACCCTAAATCGAGAGGGCGAGATGTCTCCTACTTTACGCAAAGCCATCATGATTGGGTGTTTGGGTTTCATCACCGTGATAATTGCTGGCGCGTTATGGCACTATCACGGGCTATCTAGCGAGCATGTAACTCGGGTGACCTCGTCCTGGTTTGCCCATTGA
- a CDS encoding hypothetical protein (At least one base has a quality score < 10) — protein MAQSGVEQPPLNGEKAPAPEPRKFKASDLPLPSATRAAIESLAHSFKKEGAYDSIRKQVWDKFEASDYEAQVTKSILEVAEQEIERNPQQLLTLDRRKAAALIDGALERSGVYHKAEDVISQLIDVGAIEERIRETRRAEVGEEAAEAEKLRGAKTDEEYEAETEARRAEREKVREELRQKEAAIEEEKRRILKEERKKEEREREKAEIKRQEERDERRRKREQEREERERLRDIEREKRHKERERDRDRDRDTRDRDRDRDRDRDRDRGRDRDRDRDRDRHRDHDRHRDDRHKEKPAVSTELKEKLSKEEHDRLEQEALADLLRESSKPAQKQELEIDSSLAPPPRKTGPVSAINPIRRERSSIAEGRKTSDAGLGAERDGPGTPAQAKRPDADDRKPSRSASRIVDRDGDRERDRERDRLRERDSRRDRRSNSPRRGISGSRVRDRRDRSRSRARRDRTRSRTGREDRAVRSRSRPKYDHYERSRSRRRDRSRSRPRVVERRERSQSRPRPERRDRSRDRRDRSRLRSDRRERSRSRTRRDQSRSHDTRLGGADHYDPRDRDRERDRDRPRDRERGRERSPLRRRSRERPGNDRDQAKPREKEQEKAAPEKEREKEKPNERRSRSPSRATATAARPSSSKAQDGLEEWKMEEVRKREKEAKAYLAAQKDARNKGLPIPGLDDKKSSGEISPDLRRRRIQDDIDRYTPGGREERRRSRSRSRSRQRDATKDRDRERERDRDRDRDRGDRDKLRGGDSYRERDRDRDRDRDRDRRDRDRDRDTDRRDRDRDRERERSRDRRNRRERSLSPRRERRGSRSRR, from the exons ATGGCGCAATCAGGTGTCGAACAACCACCGTTGAATGGCGAAAAAGCGCCTGCTCCTGAACCGCGCAAATTCAAGGCCTCAGATCTTCCTCTACCTTCCGCGACAAGAGCAGCAATAGAATCGCTTGCCCATagcttcaagaaggagggagCCTACGATTCTATTCGAAAACAAGTTTGGGACAAGTTTGAAGCCAGC GATTACGAGGCGCAGGTCACGAAATCGATTCTCGAGGTGGCCGAGCAGGAAATTGAGCGCAACCCACAGCAGCTTCTCACACTTGACCGGAGGAAGGCTGCAGCTCTAATCGATGGCGCTCTAGAGAGATCTGGGGTTTATCACAAAGCTGAAGATGTCATCAGCCAGCTGATCGATGTGGGCGCCATAGAGGAGCGAATCCGCGAAACACGCCGGGCCGAAGTCGGCGAGGAAGCAGCTGAGGCAGAAAAGCTTCGAGGCGCCAAAACAGACGAAGAATATGAGGCTGAGACTGAGGCTCGACGTGCGGAGCGTGAAAAAGTTCGGGAAGAACTGCGACAAAAAGAGGCTGCaatcgaggaggagaaacgGAGGATCCTCAAAGAGGAacgaaagaaggaagagcgagagcgagagaaAGCTGAAATCAAACGCCaggaagaaagagatgaGCGTCGCCGAAAGCGCGAACAAGAGCGCGAGGAACGTGAAAGACTACGAGATATTGAAAGAGAAAAGCGACACAAAGAGCGCGAGCGTGATAGGGACCGAGACCGTGACACAAGGGATAGAGATAGAGACAGGGACAGGGACAGGGACCGCGATCGGGGTAGGGACCGAGACCGAGATCGCGACCGGGATCGTCATCGTGATCATGACCGACATAGGGATGATCGCCACAAGGAGAAACCAGCGGTCTCTACAGAGCTGAAAGAGAAGCTCTCCAAAGAAGAACACGACCGACTGGAGCAAGAGGCTCTGGCCGATCTGCTCCGCGAAAGCTCCAAGCCAGCCCAAAAGCAAGAGTTGGAGATTGATTCTTCCCTCGCACCGCCGCCACGCAAAACGGGGCCCGTTTCGGCTATCAACCCGATCAGGCGAGAACGTTCGTCGATTGCAGAGGGCCGCAAGACCAGCGATGCAGGGCTCGGAGCTGAACGGGATGGCCCTGGAACACCTGCACAGGCCAAGAGACCTGACGCGGACGATCGAAAGCCGAGTCGTAGTGCTTCTCGGATCGTCGACCGCGATGGGGATCGCGAGAGAGATAGAGAACGTGATCGCTTAAGGGAACGAGATTCTCGTCGCGATAGACGCTCAAACTCCCCACGCAGAGGCATCAGTGGTTCGCGTGTTCGGGACAGACGTGACAGAAGCCGGTCTCGAGCTAGAAGGGACAGGACTCGTTCACGAACTGGCAGAGAGGACCGTGCGGTTAGAAGCCGATCACGACCCAAGTATGACCACTACGAGCGAAGCAGATCCCGAAGGCGTGATCGTAGCCGTTCTCGACCTAGAGTGGTCGAGCGAAGAGAGAGAAGCCAATCTAGACCTAGACCCGAGCGCCGAGATCGAAGCAGAGACAGAAGGGACCGCTCACGACTGCGCTCTGATAGACGGGAAAGGAGCCGTTCCCGTACTCGACGTGATCAGAGCAGGTCTCACGACACTCGCCTTGGTGGAGCTGATCATTATGATCCTCGAGACAGAGACCGTGAACGAGACAGAGACCGACCTCGTGACCGAGAACGCGGCCGCGAGAGATCTCCTCTGAGACGCAGAAGCAGAGAAAGGCCTGGTAACGATCGTGATCAAGCAAAGCCTCGCGAGAAGGAACAGGAAAAAGCGGCCCCCGAGAAAGAACGGGAAAAGGAAAAACCAAATGAGCGTCGTAGTCGCTCTCCCTCACGAGCCACAGCCACCGCCGCACGACCGAGCTCCAGCAAAGCTcaggatggccttgaggagtggaagatggaagaagtcAGAAAGCGGGAAaaagaagccaaggcttATCTGGCGGCTCAGAAGGACGCCAGGAATAAAGGCCTCCCAATCCCTGGACTCGACGATAAAAAAAGCAGTGGTGAAATATCTCCTGACCTACGCCGCCGCCGGATTCAGGACGATATTGACAGATACACGCCTGGAGGTCGTGAGGAGCGGAGGAGAAGTCGTTCCAGGAGCCGCAGCCGACAACGTGATGCAACAAAAGATCGAGACCgggaaagagaaagagacagagacagagacagagataGAGGTGATCGTGATAAGCTGAGGGGTGGAGATAGCTATCGCGAGCGAGATAGGGACAGAGATCGTGATAGGGACCGAGACCGAAGAGACAGGGACAGAGATCGCGATACGGATCGACGTGATCGTGACAGGGATCGTGAAAGAGAACGATCGAGGGATAGGAGGAACAGGCGAGAGCGTAGTCTATCTCCTCGACGAGAAAGGCGGGGAAGTAGAAGCCGCCGTTGA